From Candidatus Rubrimentiphilum sp., one genomic window encodes:
- a CDS encoding glycosyltransferase family 2 protein, with amino-acid sequence MSEHDPNLPLVTIVTPSYNQGRFIRETIESVLNQDYPNIEYIVIDNASTDSTADVIKPYLKRLTYISEPDNGQSHAINKGFALARGSIVAWLNSDDVFLPGAVSNAVAAFTAHPEAAVIYGEGFQIDVDSNVKQRFPFTQHFDRWKLVFLSDYILQQTVFFRKAALDDVGPLREDLDWVMDWEILIRLAKKYEFIQLPDYLGSLREHEAAKTSQGGIVRAGEIRRMLAEHCRMPFPPGYQVYGFVTYEHVWTKTIEAWPKWLEPLGTFLCKAIRKVLFKLVNRAMVHGQRWYRDLWMAPRAQVMLSEGSGEAIMHGQVPGNIPGLEKQRVRVLNRGMVLADEAFGHGKFELRFAVPEQPAGTSPILDIEASESFVLAKIGLSTDKRTLSFKMFDIGWVHPKTFALSAPLAQSA; translated from the coding sequence ATGAGCGAACACGATCCGAATCTCCCGCTCGTAACGATCGTCACGCCGTCATACAACCAGGGCCGCTTCATCCGCGAAACGATCGAAAGCGTCCTCAACCAAGATTACCCGAACATCGAGTACATCGTCATCGATAACGCGTCGACCGACAGCACGGCCGACGTGATCAAGCCATATCTGAAACGGCTGACGTATATTTCCGAGCCCGACAACGGACAGTCCCACGCGATCAACAAGGGTTTTGCGCTCGCGCGCGGCTCGATCGTGGCGTGGTTGAATAGCGACGACGTCTTTCTGCCTGGAGCGGTCTCAAATGCCGTAGCGGCCTTTACGGCGCATCCCGAAGCGGCCGTCATTTACGGCGAAGGCTTTCAAATCGACGTTGACAGCAACGTAAAACAGCGGTTTCCGTTCACGCAGCATTTCGATCGCTGGAAACTCGTCTTTCTTTCCGATTACATCTTGCAGCAGACGGTTTTCTTTCGCAAAGCGGCGCTGGACGACGTCGGGCCGCTGCGCGAAGATCTGGACTGGGTCATGGATTGGGAGATTCTGATCCGATTGGCCAAGAAATACGAATTCATCCAGCTGCCCGATTACCTGGGATCGTTGCGCGAGCACGAAGCAGCCAAGACTTCGCAAGGCGGCATTGTGCGCGCCGGCGAGATCAGGCGCATGCTTGCCGAGCATTGCCGGATGCCCTTCCCGCCGGGCTACCAAGTGTACGGGTTCGTCACCTACGAGCACGTGTGGACCAAGACGATCGAAGCGTGGCCGAAGTGGCTGGAACCGCTAGGCACGTTTCTCTGCAAGGCGATTCGGAAGGTCCTATTCAAGCTCGTAAACCGCGCGATGGTGCACGGTCAGCGTTGGTATCGCGACCTTTGGATGGCGCCGCGAGCGCAGGTGATGCTCTCCGAGGGCAGCGGCGAAGCGATCATGCACGGACAGGTTCCAGGGAACATCCCGGGCCTCGAGAAACAGCGCGTCCGCGTCCTCAATCGCGGAATGGTTCTCGCGGACGAGGCGTTCGGTCACGGGAAATTCGAGCTCCGGTTCGCGGTACCCGAACAGCCCGCAGGGACGTCCCCAATACTGGATATAGAAGCATCGGAAAGTTTTGTTTTGGCAAAAATCGGCCTCTCCACCGACAAACGCACGCTCAGTTTCAAAATGTTTGACATAGGATGGGTTCATCCGAAGACTTTCGCACTCTCAGCCCCGCTCGCACAGAGCGCATAA
- a CDS encoding sulfotransferase domain-containing protein — protein sequence MRFAHITLGKAGSQWIKDVLSDPDIFSLQRGLRLAPPPGGMYSIADFAKEPEGSFVAPIYHVGYSAWKTYAGKDDRCIAVLRDPRDSIVSWAFSTAYSHVTEEHIQIIRPTMLALDLRGKLEVAMYTFWESSAAQRSWAKKPKTKTEYVLTYEWIIADQKKAFRSILDFFGWKAPDDVLQTVIDRLSFTTRSGGRKPGDKQEFSHYRNGKAGDWKNYFDRSLAQRFEAACPDLLKDLGYEKSSDWWKTVPERVAGLDEGAVGSKKDSKGLQATVDALTKKNQLLEEVAQERLEALENAVHIAERALSP from the coding sequence GTGCGATTTGCGCACATAACCCTCGGTAAAGCCGGCAGCCAATGGATAAAAGATGTCCTGAGCGATCCGGACATCTTTTCGTTACAGCGCGGGCTGCGCTTGGCGCCGCCGCCCGGCGGCATGTACAGCATTGCAGACTTTGCGAAAGAACCCGAAGGCTCGTTTGTCGCTCCCATCTATCACGTCGGCTACTCAGCTTGGAAAACCTATGCCGGTAAAGACGACCGCTGTATTGCCGTCCTGCGAGATCCGCGTGACTCGATCGTTTCCTGGGCGTTTTCAACCGCATACAGCCACGTCACGGAAGAGCACATTCAAATCATCCGTCCGACGATGCTGGCGCTCGATCTCCGTGGCAAGCTCGAAGTCGCCATGTACACATTTTGGGAGTCATCGGCAGCGCAGCGCTCGTGGGCGAAGAAGCCGAAGACGAAGACCGAGTACGTGCTGACGTACGAATGGATCATAGCCGATCAAAAGAAAGCGTTTCGCAGCATTCTCGATTTTTTCGGGTGGAAGGCTCCGGACGACGTCCTCCAAACCGTCATCGACCGCCTGTCGTTCACAACGCGAAGCGGCGGCCGCAAGCCCGGCGACAAGCAAGAGTTCAGCCACTACCGTAACGGCAAGGCCGGCGACTGGAAAAATTACTTCGACCGGAGCCTCGCGCAGCGCTTTGAGGCTGCATGCCCCGATCTGCTCAAAGATTTGGGCTACGAGAAGAGCAGCGATTGGTGGAAAACTGTCCCGGAACGGGTCGCCGGCCTCGATGAAGGCGCCGTCGGATCGAAGAAAGATTCTAAAGGACTGCAAGCCACGGTTGACGCGCTCACCAAAAAAAATCAGCTGCTCGAAGAGGTCGCGCAAGAACGGTTGGAGGCGTTGGAAAACGCCGTCCACATTGCCGAGCGCGCCTTAAGCCCCTGA